The genomic stretch CCGGATCCATCACCAATAAGCCAATGAATTAGAAGACttaatttgattgtaatcgccAACAATGGGCAGTCAGAGCATACGCATCGACTCGACTGGAAACTGAAATCCGCTTTGGCGTAAAGTTATGATTTAGTCCGAATAGATAACAACCGGGGCATTGTGCATTCCGCTGGTGGTTGCATTCAATCTTCTCTCCTGGAGCTGCTCAACGACCGATGGTTTTGTGTATTGTTCTCGTGTGATCATTTGATACAAATTGACAGGCCGCGTAGCATTATGCCTGTCCATTATTACGGAATCGATTGAAAAGGGCCGATCAGCCTCTCCCACTCTGCTAGGGCTGGGCGAAATTTTCAGCCTTACACCCTACCCTATTACTTTCAGGAAAAGCAGCGATGATTACTAGAGCTTGTAACAATGCAAATGCAATGCAGCCTTGTTGAATGGCAGGAACGAAACAACGTGATGACATGCCAACGCCTCGCACACAGAAATAGGAGCAGAAATCATATTTCTCGTCGCATTGTTTGGattgtttattatttgtaaacataTCAACGCTATCTGTCTTTCTTCTCTCCAGGGATCGGATCCGGTCTTTGCCGTATTTGCCGGTCAGTTTACCCAGTTCGTCGAGTAGGAGTAGGACATTTGGCAAGGATGGATGGATAGAGGCGAAAGGTGAAACCGTGCAGTGCTGAGCCGAGCGTTATCAGACTATGGGCTGATTTGTACCACAAGTAACGAGCAGGAGAACTCGTAGGAAAAGTGAGCCCACTGCCGCAGTTGCTGATGGATAGCTAAATTTCTATTTCCTGTTTTTCCACATGAGCAGCCCTCTTCAACGCAATAAATACAATACCAGTCACACGAACAATAGCCAAATCGAAATCGAAATGCATTTACAGAAACTAAATCTAGTTAATGCAGCACGATATCATATTTCGCCCGTCATACGTGTATGATAAAAGTGTGTATTTTCCACAAAAACACAATAAACATTTGGGCAGGCCAACGTCATTGTCATACAGCACTACTTCTCTCTGCTAGCATAACGAGTTCCGTTGTCCGCTGCCATCATCATTCATATACGGAAACAAAACTACGAACCGTGCTGGCGAAAGAAGAGGAGAGGCCACACCACCAGGACCAGAGCCAGAGCCGTCGACTCCACGGCGCACaaaggtaaataaataaagagGGACAGTTTATGGATATTAGCTGCGTTGCGTCCGACCACCGGCTCGCAAACGAAGCAACGACCAGCAAAGTGGGTGGCTACGAAGAGATTCCGAGATTCACGCTCTACTACTAACCCATCCACCCAAACCGTCGGGGCACACAAGGCCGACAGCAGGGACACTGACCACATACTATTTTCCCATCCGGAGAGCGAGGATGCTCCTCTATGctaacacacatacacacaccggGGTATAGTCGACGAATATCCGCAGCCGTTTAAGTTGAGGAATGTGTATTTAGTGCTTCAAATCGGTGCACGCAGGAAAATTCTAAGACAGCCGGTGTTGGGATGGGAAAACATTCTTGCGTGTGATTGCAAGCTGGCAAAAATTTTAATTCCGATTAGCTGAATTTAAGTCGATTTGAAACTACAGTCTACACTGTAGTGGTTATCCCCAGCTTTCATGGAAAGTGGACGTTAGCGCGTTAGCTGTTCTAACTTGTTCTAAAAAAACTCATAGCTCAGATTCCAGAAGCGCATGTAGAAAAGACTATGCAATATCCTTCTAGGGAATATGTAATAAACTGGAATTCTACCCAGGTAAATTgaacaaaatcaaaattcttCCAAGGTGAGCCCTAGAGACCTAAAGAATTCTCGAAAATAATGTAAAAACAGTTCTGGAATACCTAACCTTAAAAATCTAAAGAAACTTGAAGAGAAGCTCAAATTAAATCTAAGTAAATTCTAAAATCTTCTATTAATCTCGAAATAAATAATCTCTTTCACATGCATATTTAAGAACTCAAACcatgtttaaaaaaatccaaaaaatctaatctaaaaaaaaatcaagaatagAATAAAAGAATTCAAGACAAATATTCGGAAAACTCCTAAAAAATTGCAAGCCTTACAATATTATACAATTgatacaattcaaaattcttgaaataaaACCTAGAAGATTCCAAATTTTATCCAAAAGAGCACAAATTAATCTCTAAAGAACAAATAAATCCCTTAAAAACctttaataattatttttgagtaatgtAAGTCCAACCATTTAAATATTCTGTGAAATACAACAATAGTAATTCGAAAAAGTTTAAGCGAATACTgaataattttcaataatttaacaaaaattgtgaaaaccgATGAAACATTTCCCAAATTGAATTCTGAttcattagaaaaaaacacttccacgcaaaaaaaaaacagaaatacgaagaaattgaaaatttattaaaaatatggaaaatctctgaaaaaattttgaagTTCTTAATCGCTGGAACTCTATCCAAAAGAGAGCTACGAAGCACGCTGTAAGTTTACTTCTCTTTTTTAgtaagtaggtttaaatccctacgaatgatgagTCCTAtaacgaaagcaaacaaatcttaacaattaaaattacaatttttctaacaatgttgagaactcaccatttgtgattggacacacatacttattatttactaatatttatcataaatactaaaGTTATTACCAAACCCTACAAAGAAGTGGATACCTGGGGGAGATGTCGAACAATCCTACTAATGGACTACAACTTCAAGTCCTTACTGAAGAATTCGATGGTCAAGTTTCTCACGAAGAATCGGAGAAAGAAACCtactaggatgaaggtaaaaggcgctatggaattaagttccattttTTTGCCTTAGAAAAgtaagtcctggagatgtgtggtcttcaacaaaaacgtgtgttttgtatgcccaaatgcttctttagaacaacgttttctagtaaaatgtagctaacaaaagttaagtgcaaaaaaataaattttaagtaacttttacagaaaatactctgtaactctgtacccaatgaagatagcaattatatttgttcagcaaagattcgtatttttgcacgttctaaaactttgccgaattaaccattcctctatctcttaacacaaaaaagttagtattttggatatatgaaaacctactgtaacatatgctcgccgtactctaatataagtggattgggacaaatggaatctaaaggagtttatagtacttcagcttaacttcaaataaaagtattgacatcatgattccacttgcccctttttaacttatacgttcttgaagttatcgacaaaataagctaaaatatgatataactttgtaaggaaaagtcctggagatatatgacctttggaAAAAATGTGAGTTATATGtgtcctaacaattcctccgaacaatactttcgtgtaaaatgcaactagcaaaagttaagtacaaaaaactaaactaagttagttccatgtaatatattttataactttgtaccgaaagaagataggattttcatttgttcaacaaagtttcatattttttaattttatacaacttttctgaacaaactattcttctatctcttaacacaaaaaaagttaatatttttatttttagtagagtaatcttttcatactttttgacaatttgcgattatgcgggttatTCATACCAACAATTGTTccaaagacacttttaagctaggatgaaggtaaaaggcgctatggaattaagttccactttatgccttattggaccactgtgcgctggTAGCCTGAGTTGGTCGAGGTCGTTGACGCCGGACGATAACATTAACATCAACTACCATTTTATTCGCAACCAGAAGCAGTTGGCGGACGTTTTTACGAAGGTGCTGGACATTGGATGATTCGAAGATCTACGACGAACAGTTGGGCTTCATAAACAAAAGGAGGTGACGATGTAGGCACTGCCAAGCAGGCCTTGAGAAGTTTACAAGCGCTGATGGAGAAGATTTTCAATCATTCTTAATCAAGACGTGCAATCAAAGGGTTCGTTTTTCAATAAActgtttcttatttttcaagGTTTGTCTGAGTTCGTATTTGTTCGTCCGAGTCCAAGTTCGATGTTATCTTGCAATTTCTTATTTACTTAATAATTTTGAGGAACAGCCGTCTCAAAAAGATAGTCAACCAAAACTGCCGTTCATTCAAATTAAGTACTAATTTTTTCCCTTCTTTTGCCTACTCATTTGGTGCCCTtcgatgattgacgagcaggcgatCACCTGCTTTGCCTTCGCGTTTAGCTGTCCCAGTGTGGTTCTTTCTACAACTTCACTTGCTCAGATTCATCACGAAGGAGCCACTTTGAGACGTGCGGTTGTCAGGCCCTAATAAGTTTTTGAATCTAGAATGTGATATCACGCAAAATTCTCTATAGAGTCTTTTAAAACAAACTTTAAAACAAACTAAGGACTATCAAATCCTTGCAATGTATTTTCAAATATCTAAAAGTCACGAATTAGACTTTCCAAGATTCCACAGAATTTTGCGGTTTATCATCATATGCGATGCGAACGCTCACTACACGATTAGAGCAGCTCGGATGCAGACAacagttaggttttttttacgcgggggatacgcaCCTCGTAtataaaaccgcgtaaaaaaaaacactttttttaaaaatccgcgtaaagtagtccagcaagaagggctttagaaaaaacccgagacgctctagaaccagtatatAAAATTGTCCTATTTgatggtcattccggatctttcggtgggcggagagtattttttggactaagtcttctactagataaacacttaaacgtttctggttccaaacccacgtgaaaaaaacctcgtaaaaaaacctgtCTGTACTTCCTACGAGGTCATTATATAtaatatgtgaaaaaaaaaccttctttaCCGATGCTATAAAATGTGAGGTCCCTGTACTGCCGTAAACTCGCAGACTGAAGTAAGCGCCAAAGTggccgatttgtgttttttgtgaTTAAACGATAGAAGACACCAAATCGGACCTAAAGTCACCGAAATTTGATCAAACGTGTAAAAAATAGCGTCATTAAttcacgaaaacgaaatgacgtaaCCGCCATTTCTACTCAACGTGACGTAAATCCAACCCAACTATGTTGTTAAGCAAGCAAATTGAATCAAATTTGCCATGTAAAAGTTTTTGGGAGCAGAAAATCTTTCTATGATGGTACAGCGCCTCTCTCTTCTCTGCATGAAACGcacatttgaaacaatttttccaaaaaacagcctaaaatgattgAGATGATGCCCAGGAGCCAAGAATTTCCCCCagagactattttgaattctaactTAAGTTCTGGTTTTTGAATAACAGatcaaaatggccaaataccaccaaatatgacaATTTccagaaccagaatgataccaaGAGCCCAGATATTGTCTTCTTGAAATCCAAGTTAACGACTTCTGCTCTCGGGAGAATACcccaaaattatcgaataccactcaatatggatgtttccgtaatcgtgatgatgcacagaagcctacGATCGACCCTAGAACCGTGTCAATCTTCTACCACGGATTCagcttagcggtgatgaaatcgaggtagtTGAGAAGTAAATGTACTTAGACTAACTGGTGACTACCGAGAATGACATCAGCAGAGAAAGTCGTCGAGGTTCTATGTCAGGAAATCGTACCCTTTTTATTGACTCTAAAGGACGCTCTGCTCAAATAAAATTCGCCGCGGCACGAAGTTTACCATCTACAAAATATTGATCATACTGTAGCCCCCTAAGGCCACGAAGCTTGGTCCATGTTCGTGGACAACTGAAGCGCACTTGTGATTTTCGTACGGAAAAAGTGCGGATGGAAAATGGCAGAGGCCACGAACACTACTATATATTTAAATATATCCACTGCCGAGAACGTATAATCGAATCGCGACTGTTTGACTGGTTATGAAAAAAGAATCTTTGTTAGtgacttaggggccatccacataccacgtggacagatttttaacgattattacGCCCCccgtccccccccccccccaccgtgcacaaatgcccatataaattctttttttttcgtaaggaccgtggacaatccacagacccccccccccccccccgagctgtccacgtggtatgtggatggccccttatcgcATACAACGATGGACGGTTGTAGAAACAGGGAAAATAAAATCATtgtttctacaacaaaatgaCGTTGGTAACATAACTTCAGTTAATAAACCTTTTTTCACAAATCATGCGCTCGacaatgttttgtgattatattaATGCATTATGTACAGATCAGATTGTTGAAATTTGTCCTAACACTTAttatacaaacgtttttggaaaaagcttcgtaatgaaaattttactcgctgtcgcatacgtcagtctgcgagattacggcagtgtaCTCACGCTCTGCAGCAGAGGCAGATGAAAAGAGAGAACGACAGCCTTACCGCCCCACCTAGAGTGTCCCTGCTGGTTCTAATGGGCACGCTTTTTCGTTAGTCGACATATAACAGCGAACTACTtctatcaattgaaaattaagttCCTTGGAACATGTGAAGTCTCCACTCCAGGAGCAGAAGACATTATATCCATTTTcctacaaaaaccaaaagttgtTATAATGCCCGAACTGatactttttttcgttcaagcGTAGATTACACCCCAGACAGGTTAACAGGTAAAACAGTACCTAAAACCTTGAGGTCCCACCTTGAGCCTCACATCTACACTCCTAAAATTGATGGAAACAAATTGCAGATGCAGCTCCTCAAGAACTCGACACTTACCAACCTGGTAAATTGACGGAAACTGCTCTTTAGGGCTTAGTGACTGTTATCGAAAAGACGGTGAAGCATCAAAAGACGGCGCTTTGGGCATTTCATGATATTGATGGTGCATTCGATAATACCTACTATGTTTCCATCGATTCAGCCTTCTTAAATAGAAGACTTGACAATACTACAACAAGGTGAATTCAGAGTATGCTCTAGAGCAGGGTAATCACAGTTCCTTTGCTGAACAGGTTTTTACTGAACTTTTTGAAAGTTGTCAAATACCTGGGTATTATACTGAGATGGACGGCTCAAATTAACTACGCAGTCAAAAAAGCTCCAAAAGCGATTTAGGCCAGCAGCTTAACTGACACCCTTAGTAATCACAGTATCAGAATACATGAAGATTCAGAACAATCTCGATATTCCATATAAGTTGATCGAAACCGATCGCCATATGTGAGCAGGAGTTGTACTACACATCCATCGGATATCACctgtttttatttatatggTAACTTAAGTTTTCGACTGGAATTGATGTATTATTTAAGGGATTTAtatttcggcttgcagtctaaTGAATTGCGTTGATTTCTATCTGCTCATCACCAACGTTTCGGTCCTTCTATGGGACCATCATCAGGGCCTAAAATATATTTCACATTTTACGTACAAATTGATTTACATTAGGACACTATTACACTATATGACATTGAAAAACTACTCACTCGAGAACAGTAACCAACAAGTTAAAAAAGTTTTGCAAAACATAGAAAGGTCGGGTCGTAAAGGGTTTAATGCCGTACATCCAAAGCACAGATTCAAGTTTGGTACATTTGGTGAAAAAACCTATCGAGCGATACACTTCGCCTCCATCACACAAAAATTTTCCCACTCGAACTGTCGGACTCTAGCCCAAACTACAGGGGAGGAAGAAATATTCTGTGCGGACAAGTCTATGAGCTTTGGTTAGTGTTGGAATCAAATGCTTCGTTGGTGTCGCTTTGGTGCTGACGGGCTGCTGTAGGTCGCTCCGCTCTCAGATTCGCTACACTTGTAAGCAGATAGCTATATGTAGCGCTGATGCCATCAGTGTCCGTACGTCGATTGACCGTATCAGGAGTGGTGTATATGTGGCACATCTCCAATACCGGCAGCGCCTGTGTTTTGAAACTGGTATCGACTATCGATGGATTGTTTATATCAAAACGGTGTTGTTGATCTATAGCGTGCTCCAACAGAGCAGATTTCTCTCTGAGCTGCTGTATCTGTGGATCAGAGTATTCGTGACCAGTCGATAGGTGCCGATCGAGAGTGTTCACTAACGACTGGTGGCCGTACATCTTCGTtcgcagctgatttttggtcaTACCGATGTAGCATTTCTCGCAGTCAATACATGCAATTCGGTATACGGCATTACTTTTCTGCATGTGGGGAGCGGGATCTTTAGCAGTCTCACACAAACTCTTGACTGTGTGATCGCTGCTGCAAGCGATTCCCATCGAAGGCATGTTGATTTTTAGTGTGCGTTTTATCATAGGTGTGAGACCTGGTATATGTACCAACGATCGATAACAGTCTGGTTTGCtagttgtttttgttatttctgGAGGGCGGCCGTGGCGAAGCATTCTGTTGATAAGCCGCAGTGGGTAGTTGTTACTTAGTAGCATTTTAGTTATAATCTGTTTCTTCTCGTCCTCCGTGCGAAAGGTGCTCAACGTTCGAACCCGGTCAATGAAATTGAAGACAACCCCGATTTTTTGAGCCATTGGATGGAACGAGAGATAATTGAGCATTCTGCCTGATGCCATCGGCTTGGCATACCAATCCGTTTGGATCCTTCTGTCGTCGGTTCTAATTAGCAGCATATCCAGGTACGGTAGTCTACCATTCTCCTCCACTTCACAAGTGAAACGTATGTTTTCATCCTGCAGATTAAAGATGTCGAGAACTTCTTGTACTCTGTCCCTATGGATCAGCACGAAAAGGTCATCAACATACTTTCTAATGTGATGGGTGGGAATGCCTGCGGCCTGCGCTGCTTTGGTAATAATGTTGTTCATTACTATGTCATTTATATGGTTGAGATTGTTCTGATTGCATGATGTCTTGGCTAATATTCAATCACTAAAAATTTGACGCGTATCTTTGTTGTGATATGCACGGCATAAACGTGTGGTGAACGTTATACGTGTATACGTTTTCCTGCAATCCAGCCATTCCCCAGTCTATTCACATTTCCAACATTCAACTTAACGGCAAGAACACATTCGGACACCGGATTCAAAGCCAGCAACTAGACCGATACGTTCAGCGCCTGAGTAATACAAGCCATCCGTGACATGCTGGCTCAGCGAAACATTCCACACATGCTGCTGAAATATGGTTATTTGAAGAATATAATTgactccgtaaaacattaatttctaTTGTGCCGTGTCACATTAACGTTGTTTGAACAGAGATAAGAGCGAACAAAACAATGTAAAAACTAGAATTAGCTAACTGATGGAGAATATACAGGGTAGCAGAAAAGAGACACGCAGAggttcaagtcttgtacaatcaatgtgtcttcccgattcgtacaaattttgcactgaaatcgcacaataaatgtgtgaaatgcataacgcaacagttgtactgcgaatccattgacatagattgaaatcaaaatatatatCATATACACGAGAATCCAGTAAACTTCagtttcgggcgaacgatcatttTGGGGCGCTCGAAAAATCGTGCTTCATTTACGTGCACCGGTTCATATGAATGACTTGCTTATCCCTAATAATACTCTGTATCCAAAACATGTTCCCCCACACAATTAGTGACACTGGTACCAGAAATATGGAATCatatgcatatgaataaaaccagagtcatagataaatgcaaaatgttttgaacaaacttaAACTTAATGTCCTTTTAATTGTTGATGATTcaatgatgtttttaaatgaccgattgattcatgaaagtgagcCGATCAGTTAATATTTGCATTAAACTAGTCAGTATTCAAATCattagtattgattgctggttgcactgtttcaacGAGAGCCTTCTGAAAAAGATTATCAATACTAGTACAATTCAACATGACGATACTAACACCAGTTGAAACtcgtagtagtttggagctgcggAGCGGAGTTTAGAGAATGATTTGCATTATGCTCAaaacgcaatcattgtactggttccaaataacatcaataaatgcactaaaaacgcacaattttgcaTTGGTTTCGCACCATTCTATTTTATAAAGAGTTTGCCCTATTTAAGGACATCGGGATTGTCTTATGTAATAACTGCCGCTTCTGCaaccttgcaattgaaacatCTCTGTCAGACTATGGCATATCAAAAAAGGCACAGCATTACTATCAACCAAACCAACTTCATCAATGAGTATGGGTTTCTCTTAAGAGGTAACCAACAAGATAGTCGCAGCGACTCTCTCAGTCTCAGTGCTCTTCAAgtatacataaaaaaatcccaaaaaaattgaaaaattccgTAAAGAACCGAAGAGTCTTGAACTTTGAAAGTAGCCTGCGACTCACGAATCTGTCAATCGCAAAAGTCGTAAGGAAAtctaaaaaaaagaataaaacaaTTCACGAAAAGTTAGCGAAAATTTTGATCAACTTCAAGATGTATTGTTATTTGACTAACCCTTTCCCCAAAAGCTTAGAGTAATTAGAAAAAATGCAGATTTCATTAGTTGATTGTTGTATCAAAGGAATCAATTCAAAGTTGTATTGCAATGTTctgttaaacagaaaaaaatcaaatgatggaaaaaattaaaagatatATTCGACTAAAATTATAGAGGTTCCAGAGTCACCGTCTGAATGTATTATCAggaaaaaaagatgaaaaacaTTCAATGGATTTCAAAGAAACACTAGGAAACGAAACcaattttaaccctctagtgtccaaattttgtttttagacggacttcgaaaaaaatcGCTATGAAgctttacaaacattttttaagttcttatttaagctttttagaggttcaactgggcactgggcactagagggttaagcagtTTATGCAGCCTTCTTTATACCGAGACGAAAATGTAAGGCAAAATACAAACATGAGTAGATCAATTTGTTCACTACCTTTTTTCTATTTCTGCTCTTATCTTCAGATTTTGGAACtgttttgacaaattttcaCAATAAACAGTTTAAGTTTTCAATCGAGGAAGACTGTTTCAATCGCTTCGAACGTATTTGAGGCAGTTTGCATCTATTTTGCAGAGGGTTTCCTTCACCATAACAGTTCTTATTATTCTTAAAAAGGTTCAAATCTGAGTGATGCATTATTACTTTCAATTTGTAAAAACAGTGAAAACTTCAGTCTTTTTAAAAGTTTCACCCTCAAAAATGATTTAGAGACGTGTTGATAAATTCCttaactctctagtgcccaaattaaatttcagacggacttcgaaaaaaccaCTATGTATCATTTCCGTTTTTCAAGTATTTACTGAAGCTTTATAGGGATTCAACTGTAGACCGTCTGAAGGCGTCTTTAGAATCTTCATCAATCATCTTAcagaatattgtgaaaaattttACATATCAAATGATCTTGGCAAAAATGAGAATTGGATTCAACAGCAATCTTTACTAATGATGATGTAACCTTCCTTTTTAAAAGTTCGAAACAGACCTTGATTTTTGTCGTTTGAACAGAATTGATATATTAATTTACAATTACCACTACAAATAGTATGAATCTTTCGTACAAAACAACAGAATCTCTTCCATTTTTCCTCAGTGCTACAACGGCATGGCGCTACGCGCTACTACCGGTCAAGCACAGCTCCGTCCCACGCGGCAATTCCTCATCCACGGCCGCTGCCGGGCAAGGAAAAAAGGCGAGTCCCCGTCGAATGACCGAGGCGGTGTTGATTGCTATAGCAATCATAATGAAATGGATATTTATGTGATGATTGTTTATTTAGAGAAGATCGAAAAACTCTCCAATTGAGCAGTCACAGTTACAACGTCTGCCACTCGGCCGGGACACGCGTGATGAGGTTAGAGGAGGAGGATGagtatgatgatgatgaatgtAGGAGTCCCCGGACACAAAGTACAAGCTCATCAGTCGTTTGTCGTTTATTGCTGCCGTTGCCGTTCGTGGCTGTGGCAAGTCGCTTGCCACCCAGTGATGCCACGCGCTCTCCCTAGAACGGAACTGGACAGTGTTTGGAATGTTATGTTTGGCGCGGCGTATGCCAATATAAACTCAATTTACACATCGTTACAGCCagagcaaaataaataaataaatttaaataaattaatgaCTTGAAAGCGTTTGCTAATTTGATTGACTCCGGCAGGAAGGTTACGATCCGGGGTCAGCCGAATCCTACTCGCATAATGTGCGTTTGATCATCATAATTAATATGATGCAATCTGAATGGGCCCGTGTGTCGCGGTGTGTGGGAATGCAAATTTGTGTTGTTATTGAGCAAAAATGGAAATGAGTCAAGTTCAATTATTTCAAAACATCGAAAAGTGCTGCAGCATTCGCTTCGCTTCTAACTGGCTTCGGATATTCGAAGTATTGGTATCTATTGCACTTGATAGTCGATAATTACCGGTTTATCATTCGCTTACGCTGAATCATTTCGATTCTCAATATCCTAACTGACAGCCCAACAATTTCGGGGTAAAAAACTCAGGGACTCAAAACAATAAGCATTCCCCATTTGACGGCGGTTTACTCAAAAGCCACGGCGAGTAAATTAAAAACCGATCAACACTC from Wyeomyia smithii strain HCP4-BCI-WySm-NY-G18 chromosome 3, ASM2978416v1, whole genome shotgun sequence encodes the following:
- the LOC129728185 gene encoding uncharacterized protein LOC129728185, which translates into the protein MNNIITKAAQAAGIPTHHIRKYVDDLFVLIHRDRVQEVLDIFNLQDENIRFTCEVEENGRLPYLDMLLIRTDDRRIQTDWYAKPMASGRMLNYLSFHPMAQKIGVVFNFIDRVRTLSTFRTEDEKKQIITKMLLSNNYPLRLINRMLRHGRPPEITKTTSKPDCYRSLVHIPGLTPMIKRTLKINMPSMGIACSSDHTVKSLCETAKDPAPHMQKSNAVYRIACIDCEKCYIGMTKNQLRTKMYGHQSLVNTLDRHLSTGHEYSDPQIQQLREKSALLEHAIDQQHRFDINNPSIVDTSFKTQALPVLEMCHIYTTPDTVNRRTDTDGISATYSYLLTSVANLRAERPTAARQHQSDTNEAFDSNTNQSS